One Streptomyces sp. RPA4-2 genomic window carries:
- a CDS encoding IclR family transcriptional regulator C-terminal domain-containing protein, translated as MPVEAVTPLIRGIAVLRRLTEADGVSSLSGLERSTGLARSTVDRITATLARRGYVRLDGRDAVLAPRLMELGNAYLAALRLPRLLDAHADALADELDESVSLAVGDQDGIRFIHQATRRRAMSLSFRIGDLLPAERTAPGPLFATEWGEREWVRWRERRAADPEDRGFPAVPARSRPIGTETDSERRNASGATHADRSPTPDDGPSSATTDDGRVAPTDDGRVAPTDDGRIVPTDDGRIVPTGADRHPGPAPGRTPSPETGPLPTLGDDFERRTAEAREDGWALDDQLIEPGLVALAMPVREAGRIACVVSVVSHTSRHTAADLRDTLLPRLRAAVAAMERELSEASPAAPAAAPVPSGLAVWTGASKQELGREFVESLARGLTVITAFGEGRSELTLTEVAQATGLARATARRALITLEHLGYVTAHARVFRLTPHVLGLGFPPLSRTSLAEIAAPHLTGLSERLRESVSLAVLTGDEIQYTARITTSRILSVHITVGTRLPAYATSLGRVMLADLPDPPLSGLRPLTPRTITDPDRLKAVLDRARDEGYALVDEELEQGLRSIAVPVRERGGRVVAAVNVAMHSSRRTSAQCVDEVLPELLATAGSVEADLRVAGRFRRVPSA; from the coding sequence GTGCCCGTCGAGGCCGTCACCCCGCTGATCCGCGGTATCGCGGTGCTGCGCCGGCTGACCGAGGCCGACGGGGTGTCCAGCCTCAGCGGCCTGGAGCGGTCCACGGGGCTCGCGCGGTCCACCGTCGACCGCATCACGGCGACCCTGGCGCGCAGGGGGTACGTACGTCTCGACGGCCGGGACGCCGTACTGGCGCCCCGCCTCATGGAGCTCGGCAACGCCTACCTCGCCGCCCTGCGCCTGCCCCGCCTCCTCGACGCGCACGCCGACGCCCTCGCCGACGAGCTCGACGAGTCCGTGTCCCTCGCGGTCGGCGACCAGGACGGCATCCGCTTCATCCACCAGGCGACCCGGCGCCGAGCCATGTCGCTGAGCTTCCGCATCGGCGACCTGCTGCCCGCCGAACGCACCGCGCCAGGACCGTTGTTCGCCACCGAGTGGGGCGAGCGGGAGTGGGTCCGATGGCGGGAGCGGCGCGCCGCGGATCCGGAGGACCGCGGCTTTCCGGCCGTCCCGGCGCGCAGCCGGCCGATCGGGACCGAGACCGACTCCGAGCGACGGAACGCCTCCGGCGCGACCCACGCGGACCGGTCCCCCACTCCGGACGACGGCCCGTCCTCCGCCACCACGGACGACGGCCGGGTCGCCCCCACGGACGACGGCCGGGTCGCCCCCACGGACGACGGCCGGATCGTCCCCACGGACGACGGCCGGATCGTCCCCACGGGCGCCGACCGGCATCCCGGACCGGCCCCCGGCCGGACCCCCTCCCCGGAAACAGGCCCGCTCCCCACGCTCGGCGACGACTTCGAGCGGCGTACGGCCGAGGCGCGGGAGGACGGCTGGGCACTGGACGACCAGCTGATCGAACCGGGACTCGTCGCCCTCGCCATGCCCGTACGGGAGGCGGGCCGGATCGCCTGTGTGGTGAGCGTGGTGAGCCACACCAGCCGGCACACCGCCGCCGATCTGCGTGACACCCTGCTGCCACGGCTGCGGGCGGCCGTCGCCGCGATGGAACGGGAGCTGAGCGAGGCCTCGCCCGCCGCGCCCGCCGCGGCCCCCGTCCCTTCCGGCCTCGCCGTCTGGACCGGCGCGTCCAAGCAGGAGCTGGGCCGGGAGTTCGTCGAGTCGCTGGCCCGCGGACTCACGGTGATCACCGCCTTCGGCGAGGGCCGCTCCGAACTGACCCTCACCGAGGTCGCCCAGGCCACCGGTCTGGCCCGCGCGACCGCCCGCCGCGCGCTGATCACCCTGGAACACCTCGGATACGTCACCGCGCACGCCCGCGTCTTCCGGCTCACCCCCCACGTGCTGGGCCTCGGCTTCCCGCCGCTCTCCCGCACCTCGCTCGCCGAGATCGCGGCCCCGCACCTCACCGGGCTCTCGGAGCGCCTGCGCGAGTCGGTGTCCCTGGCGGTGCTGACCGGCGACGAGATCCAGTACACGGCCCGCATCACCACCAGCCGCATCCTGAGCGTCCACATCACCGTCGGCACCCGCCTGCCCGCGTACGCGACCTCGCTGGGCCGGGTGATGCTGGCGGACCTGCCCGACCCCCCGCTCTCCGGGCTGCGTCCCCTGACCCCGCGCACGATCACGGACCCCGACCGGCTGAAGGCGGTCCTGGACCGTGCACGGGACGAGGGGTACGCCCTCGTCGACGAGGAGTTGGAGCAGGGGCTGCGCTCGATCGCCGTCCCGGTGCGGGAGCGCGGCGGGCGGGTGGTCGCCGCCGTCAATGTCGCGATGCACAGCAGCCGCCGTACGTCCGCCCAGTGTGTCGACGAGGTGCTGCCGGAGCTGCTGGCCACGGCGGGAAGCGTCGAGGCGGACCTGCGGGTCGCGGGACGGTTCCGGCGGGTTCCGAGCGCGTGA
- a CDS encoding MFS transporter: protein MDRHPRRWLILIVLCLSTLVLVVDNMALTVAIPTIAEDLDAGAQDLQWILDSYMLVFAGLLLTGGSLSDRFGRRRVMIVGLALFGAASVVAMEAATPGALILGRVLMGVGGALVMPSTLSILVTVFDDAERPKAIAAWSAVAMVGLVGGPVLGGALLAHFWWGVVFLVNIPITALAIVAALVLMPESKGPWRKADPVGMVLSMVGMTALIWTIIEFPKGGLSHPGTQLSLTAAVLGLAGFGFWETRCSSPMIPVSLYRNRVFTGASFSLVLLTFAQGGLMLVLTQYLQFVLGYSATQTGLAFTPLALATLAFNSVGAALLPKTGNRVMVVLGLLVIASGFGLLSTLDPQSGWGVLAGAMCLMGAGGGLTMPAAMAAMMGAIPDEHAGVGSALNDTVQQAGAALGVAVLGAVLSSTFTGHMPADAPADARRSIGDALSVAARTGDTSLSASAHDAFTSAMSASFLAGAGGVVVAAVLAVFLMRDGRAAADAGEKAKASAPAPAPAPDDAARLADAKS from the coding sequence ATGGACCGTCATCCGCGCCGCTGGCTCATCCTGATCGTGTTGTGCCTCAGCACCCTGGTGCTGGTCGTGGACAACATGGCGCTCACCGTGGCGATCCCGACGATCGCCGAGGACCTGGACGCCGGCGCCCAGGACCTCCAGTGGATCCTCGACTCGTACATGCTGGTCTTCGCCGGGCTGCTGCTGACCGGGGGCAGCCTCTCCGACAGGTTCGGGCGGCGCAGGGTGATGATCGTGGGGCTCGCGCTCTTCGGAGCGGCCTCGGTGGTGGCCATGGAGGCGGCGACACCCGGGGCGTTGATCCTGGGCCGGGTCCTGATGGGTGTCGGCGGTGCCCTGGTGATGCCCAGCACCCTGTCGATCCTCGTCACGGTCTTCGACGACGCCGAGCGGCCGAAGGCGATCGCCGCCTGGAGCGCGGTCGCGATGGTCGGTCTGGTCGGCGGACCGGTGCTCGGCGGCGCGCTGCTCGCGCACTTCTGGTGGGGAGTCGTCTTCCTCGTCAACATCCCGATCACCGCTCTCGCGATCGTCGCCGCGCTCGTCCTGATGCCCGAGTCCAAGGGGCCGTGGCGCAAGGCCGACCCCGTCGGCATGGTGCTGTCGATGGTCGGCATGACCGCGCTGATCTGGACGATCATCGAGTTCCCCAAGGGCGGCCTGAGCCACCCGGGCACACAGCTCTCGCTCACCGCGGCCGTGCTCGGTCTGGCCGGGTTCGGCTTCTGGGAGACCCGCTGCTCCTCGCCGATGATCCCGGTGTCGCTGTACCGCAACCGCGTCTTCACCGGGGCCAGCTTCTCCCTCGTGCTGCTGACCTTCGCCCAGGGCGGTCTGATGCTGGTGCTGACCCAGTACCTGCAGTTCGTCCTCGGCTACTCCGCCACCCAGACCGGTCTCGCCTTCACCCCGCTGGCCCTCGCCACCCTCGCCTTCAACAGCGTCGGTGCCGCGCTGCTGCCGAAGACCGGCAACCGGGTCATGGTGGTCCTCGGTCTCCTGGTCATCGCCTCGGGGTTCGGACTGCTGTCCACGCTGGACCCGCAGAGCGGCTGGGGCGTGCTCGCCGGTGCGATGTGCCTGATGGGAGCCGGTGGCGGTCTGACGATGCCCGCGGCGATGGCGGCCATGATGGGGGCGATTCCCGACGAGCACGCCGGAGTGGGCTCCGCGCTCAACGACACCGTCCAGCAGGCCGGCGCCGCCCTCGGAGTGGCCGTCCTGGGCGCGGTCCTCTCCAGTACGTTCACCGGCCACATGCCCGCCGACGCCCCAGCCGACGCGCGCCGCTCCATCGGCGACGCCCTCTCCGTGGCCGCCCGCACCGGCGACACCTCCCTGTCGGCCTCCGCCCACGACGCCTTCACCAGCGCCATGTCGGCGAGCTTCCTGGCCGGCGCGGGGGGCGTCGTGGTGGCGGCGGTCCTCGCCGTCTTCCTGATGCGGGACGGCAGGGCCGCCGCGGACGCCGGCGAGAAGGCGAAGGCGAGCGCCCCGGCCCCGGCTCCGGCCCCGGACGACGCGGCCCGGCTCGCGGACGCGAAGAGCTGA
- a CDS encoding TetR/AcrR family transcriptional regulator, giving the protein MPHQEPASHQAGAPKSPQPPQPSQPPQPIPSVWTRPRSGREQPALSRDQIVAEALRLLDSDGLDALSMRKLGTRLGAGATSLYRHVANKDELIELAIDEIYGEIEVPEPTESPDSATWRADAVRCAQSLRGTMLRHPWIASVLGEMGMSYLGPNAMRLAEGLLALFTRAGLPATEADQAASTLVAYVTGMATSEAAYLNVLARSGRTEQDWVDHVWPTAEQAAASYPHLRDGYAEQRGKDPRASRDTNFQYGLDRVLDGLETRITH; this is encoded by the coding sequence ATGCCACACCAGGAGCCGGCAAGCCACCAGGCCGGGGCCCCGAAGTCGCCCCAGCCGCCTCAGCCCTCACAGCCCCCGCAGCCGATCCCGTCCGTCTGGACCCGCCCCCGGTCCGGACGCGAACAGCCGGCACTGAGCCGGGACCAGATCGTCGCCGAGGCACTGCGCCTCCTCGACTCGGACGGCCTCGACGCTCTGAGCATGCGCAAGCTGGGCACCCGGCTCGGCGCCGGAGCCACCTCGCTCTACCGGCACGTCGCCAACAAGGACGAGCTCATCGAACTGGCCATCGACGAGATCTACGGGGAGATCGAGGTCCCCGAGCCCACCGAGTCCCCTGACTCCGCGACCTGGCGCGCGGACGCCGTCCGCTGCGCGCAGAGCCTGCGCGGCACGATGCTGCGGCACCCCTGGATCGCCTCGGTGCTGGGCGAGATGGGCATGTCCTACCTCGGCCCGAACGCGATGCGCCTGGCCGAGGGCCTGCTCGCCCTCTTCACCCGCGCGGGCCTCCCCGCCACCGAGGCCGACCAGGCGGCGTCGACCCTCGTCGCGTACGTCACCGGCATGGCCACCAGCGAGGCCGCCTACCTCAACGTCCTCGCCCGCAGCGGCCGGACCGAACAGGACTGGGTCGACCACGTCTGGCCCACCGCCGAACAGGCCGCCGCGTCCTACCCCCACCTCCGCGACGGCTACGCCGAACAACGCGGCAAGGACCCCCGCGCGTCCCGCGACACCAACTTCCAGTACGGACTGGACCGCGTCCTGGACGGCCTGGAAACCCGAATCACCCACTGA
- a CDS encoding site-specific integrase — MANNQGRRRRFGSVRQLKSTRWQVRYRDPNTGQLRSAEQTYATRTDAEVALTLIEADVTRGQWADPDVGKVRFGDYATAWLGDRKLAARSRERHESVIRLHLLPTFGERPLSSITTGQVRAWRTACLTRTGEPTVVKAYQIMRAVLNTAVDDELIRRNPCRIKGADRYDVPERPVLTVAEVYAVADAMAPRYRLLVLLAAFTGLRFGELASLRRRDVDIKNGALTVRRSQAEMQTGALFDKAPKSDAGVRPVAFPTELLPDVKRHLDGFAGAGRDGHVFLGPQGGRLRRSNFRDDWIKARADAGITADVHFHDLRHTGNTLAASGASLRELMTRMGHSTPRAALIYQHVVSGRDREIADRLGAMIRKTRGGTDI, encoded by the coding sequence ATGGCGAACAATCAGGGAAGGCGTCGTCGGTTCGGCTCCGTCCGACAGCTCAAGTCCACTCGGTGGCAAGTCCGTTACCGTGATCCGAACACGGGCCAGCTGCGGAGCGCAGAGCAGACGTACGCGACCAGAACCGATGCGGAAGTCGCGCTGACCCTCATTGAAGCGGACGTCACCCGCGGACAGTGGGCCGATCCGGACGTGGGCAAGGTTCGCTTCGGGGATTACGCCACCGCCTGGCTCGGGGATCGGAAGCTCGCTGCGCGTTCGCGTGAGCGCCATGAGTCGGTGATCCGGCTTCACCTGCTGCCCACCTTCGGTGAGCGTCCGCTGTCCTCGATCACGACGGGACAGGTCCGGGCCTGGCGTACGGCATGCCTGACGCGGACCGGTGAGCCGACCGTGGTGAAGGCCTACCAGATCATGCGGGCGGTCCTGAACACGGCTGTTGATGACGAGCTGATCCGCCGCAACCCGTGCCGGATCAAGGGCGCCGACAGGTACGACGTGCCGGAACGGCCCGTCCTCACCGTGGCAGAGGTGTACGCCGTGGCCGATGCGATGGCTCCGCGGTACCGGCTTCTCGTCCTCCTGGCCGCGTTCACCGGACTGCGCTTCGGCGAGCTGGCCTCACTTCGCCGGCGGGACGTCGACATAAAGAACGGGGCGCTCACGGTCCGCCGCTCGCAAGCGGAGATGCAGACTGGGGCGCTCTTCGACAAGGCACCCAAGTCAGATGCGGGTGTCCGGCCGGTGGCCTTCCCGACCGAGCTCCTGCCGGACGTGAAGCGCCACCTCGACGGCTTCGCCGGGGCCGGCCGGGATGGACACGTCTTCCTCGGCCCCCAGGGCGGTCGGCTGCGGCGGAGCAACTTCCGCGATGACTGGATCAAGGCGCGGGCCGACGCGGGCATTACGGCAGACGTGCACTTCCACGATCTCCGACACACGGGGAACACCCTTGCCGCGTCCGGCGCGAGCCTGCGTGAGCTGATGACCAGGATGGGCCACAGTACGCCGCGCGCGGCGCTGATCTATCAGCACGTGGTCAGCGGCCGTGACCGCGAGATTGCCGATCGGCTCGGTGCGATGATCCGTAAGACTCGGGGCGGTACGGACATCTAG
- a CDS encoding excisionase family DNA-binding protein, with translation MDRLLTVEQVAEVLGTGVRFPRRLIEERRITFVKVGRHVRIPESALTSFVAEHTVQPVAVRPGVLRRVA, from the coding sequence ATGGATCGACTTCTGACCGTGGAACAGGTCGCCGAAGTCCTCGGGACGGGTGTCCGCTTCCCTCGACGCCTGATCGAAGAACGACGGATCACCTTCGTCAAGGTCGGGCGGCATGTTCGCATCCCTGAAAGTGCGCTGACCTCCTTCGTCGCTGAGCACACAGTCCAGCCGGTAGCGGTTCGGCCTGGCGTGCTGCGGAGGGTGGCCTGA
- the repSA gene encoding replication initiator protein RepSA, which produces MAGAAASMGTDPLTLADLLRVANSPGFDRWQEQVRRTGGCANPIRLQGQTVTRDRATGDVLYSYSTEHEPGGMLRVACGNRRASRCPSCAWTYAGDVYHLIRAGITGDSRMGISGRIRQHPGVFATLTAPSFGPVHNRPASGRCRCGSSHAEDDPALGTALDPARYDYAGAVLFNNHAGDLWRRFTIYLRREVAAHAGLTQAAMKEVCRVSFGKVAEFQKRGAVHFHAVVRMDGPDGPDSPPPAWATVALLDSAIKAAAARVCVPVPAGGDFPARTLRWGTQVDVQPIGSLAGVELTDGAVASYVAKYATKAAEATETVDRRIGELSELDKLPLPAHTRRLIEACSDLDDSYPDRMLWRWAHMLGFRGHFMTKSRAYSTTLSERRQVRADYRARQERRERGLSEDLDDSEGSTLVLAHWTYAGQGHTPGESWLAATIAKEIRLNREIAREALADMPDTLTEGEW; this is translated from the coding sequence GTGGCTGGCGCTGCGGCCTCCATGGGCACCGACCCTCTGACCCTCGCCGATCTGCTACGGGTGGCCAACTCGCCGGGCTTCGACCGCTGGCAGGAACAGGTCCGCCGTACCGGCGGCTGCGCCAACCCGATCCGCCTCCAGGGGCAGACCGTGACCCGCGACCGCGCGACCGGGGATGTCCTGTACTCCTACAGCACCGAGCACGAGCCGGGCGGCATGCTCCGCGTCGCGTGCGGCAACCGCCGGGCCTCCCGCTGCCCCTCCTGCGCCTGGACGTATGCCGGGGACGTCTACCACCTGATCCGTGCCGGGATCACCGGGGACAGCCGGATGGGCATCTCCGGCCGGATCCGCCAGCACCCCGGCGTGTTCGCCACCCTCACCGCGCCCTCGTTCGGCCCCGTCCACAACCGGCCCGCCTCCGGCCGCTGCCGCTGCGGGAGCTCCCATGCGGAGGACGATCCGGCGCTCGGCACAGCCCTCGACCCGGCGCGCTACGACTACGCGGGCGCGGTGCTGTTCAACAACCACGCCGGGGACCTGTGGCGCCGCTTCACCATCTACCTGCGCCGGGAGGTCGCCGCGCACGCGGGCCTGACCCAAGCGGCCATGAAAGAGGTCTGCCGGGTCTCCTTCGGCAAGGTCGCCGAGTTCCAGAAACGGGGCGCCGTGCACTTCCACGCCGTGGTGCGCATGGACGGTCCGGACGGACCCGACAGCCCCCCGCCGGCGTGGGCCACCGTCGCTCTCCTGGACAGCGCCATCAAGGCGGCTGCCGCTCGCGTCTGCGTGCCCGTCCCCGCGGGCGGTGACTTCCCGGCCCGCACCCTGCGCTGGGGAACGCAGGTCGACGTGCAGCCGATCGGCAGTCTCGCCGGTGTTGAGCTGACCGATGGGGCAGTGGCCTCCTACGTCGCGAAGTACGCCACGAAGGCGGCTGAGGCGACCGAGACGGTGGACCGCCGGATCGGGGAGCTCTCGGAACTCGACAAGCTTCCGCTGCCCGCGCACACGCGACGGCTGATCGAAGCGTGTTCGGACCTGGACGACTCCTACCCCGACCGGATGCTGTGGCGGTGGGCTCACATGCTCGGCTTCCGGGGCCACTTCATGACCAAATCGCGGGCCTACTCCACCACCCTCAGCGAGCGTCGACAGGTCCGCGCCGACTACCGAGCCCGCCAGGAACGCCGCGAACGCGGGCTCTCCGAAGACCTCGACGACTCGGAGGGCTCCACGCTCGTGCTCGCCCACTGGACCTACGCAGGACAAGGCCACACCCCCGGTGAGTCGTGGCTCGCCGCAACGATCGCAAAGGAGATCCGACTGAACCGAGAGATCGCACGAGAAGCCCTCGCCGACATGCCCGACACGCTGACTGAGGGGGAGTGGTGA
- a CDS encoding GntR family transcriptional regulator, translating into MASYQGRPAYVQVADDIRQQITDGALQAGDRIPSEAELMEDYGVSRIVIRNAMEVVQNEGLVIKQQGRGTFVREQRPLRRRVLGDLYGKRPTGSPMKRATESEGRRSEWEYQSRRTTATKAIADRLALEPGAPVTRTTYRFFADDEPIMLSTSHEPLEITEGTPVEQPEGGTITGVVPRMDSLGLHITHVTEDVNARAPRPYESEALQIGPGVPVMAITRTYYVTDRPVETADIIVAADRYTLTYHVPVPPLS; encoded by the coding sequence ATGGCCAGCTACCAGGGACGACCGGCGTACGTGCAGGTTGCCGACGACATCCGGCAACAGATCACGGATGGCGCACTCCAGGCGGGAGACCGGATCCCCTCTGAGGCTGAGCTCATGGAGGACTACGGTGTCTCGCGCATCGTGATCCGCAACGCCATGGAAGTCGTGCAGAACGAAGGCTTGGTCATCAAGCAGCAAGGGCGCGGCACCTTCGTGCGCGAGCAGCGACCGCTGCGCCGGCGGGTACTTGGCGATCTCTACGGCAAGCGGCCAACAGGCTCACCGATGAAGCGCGCTACGGAGTCCGAAGGCCGCCGTTCAGAGTGGGAGTACCAGAGCCGCCGGACCACGGCGACGAAGGCGATTGCTGATCGGTTGGCCCTAGAGCCTGGAGCTCCCGTTACGCGAACGACGTACCGCTTCTTCGCTGATGACGAACCCATCATGCTGTCGACGTCGCACGAGCCCCTTGAGATCACAGAGGGGACGCCGGTAGAGCAGCCGGAAGGCGGAACCATCACGGGCGTGGTTCCTCGCATGGACTCGTTGGGCCTTCACATCACGCACGTCACCGAGGACGTGAACGCCCGTGCGCCACGACCGTACGAGAGCGAGGCCCTTCAAATCGGCCCCGGCGTGCCCGTGATGGCGATTACCCGGACGTACTACGTCACCGATCGCCCGGTCGAGACTGCCGACATCATCGTCGCGGCCGACCGCTACACGCTGACCTATCACGTCCCCGTGCCGCCTTTGAGCTGA